The proteins below come from a single Lineus longissimus chromosome 5, tnLinLong1.2, whole genome shotgun sequence genomic window:
- the LOC135487728 gene encoding alpha-taxilin-like isoform X1, whose amino-acid sequence MVENPCGASRQLIASLWSAIQTALWGQQSEKITTTPTMDQQETNEPCEPSVPSESVATEPAVNEAPEQQLKPENEQQEEGEKVETSVSEGAEDIEENKSQEEEECAASELVSNDIVEVNGSPPQEGSAEEEEDSVEDDVVKVQPVQKEPEPIPVIDTSASKVKEQKKPYKKESKSKAKSRDSGKSKDKKKEDKSIEHVLKALSSLTSPEEKLAALCKKYTELLEEHKTVQAGHKQSQKQVTQMMREKEQLQFDHSKALLAKSKMENLCRELQKHNKLIKEESLARVKDEEEKRREVANRFQTTITDIQSQMQDNYSKNTKLREENIELATRLKDLVGNYEKAQTQVEKVFNQNLTLAQEKEKDCKEKQLLFLELEQSQKKVELLEMTEQQLRTQLALYTDKYEDFQSTLQKSNDVFNTFKGEMEKMSKKIKKLEKETMVWKTRCENSNKVCLEMAEEKQRRDQEMVQLQSKNQKLEKLCRALQVERNTLKSGSSSRGASPCDSTKDASPALEETCGGTGNGTDTKPEDSVPCESNECTAEQTITEQNDTKTDKSGSDPEVSSSTAEVSNEMKGSCDTVVAEENKNGNGSNSASISVTNASESSEDKDAASSDSTTADKGDTSNDSGTPVVPISDGGTSVATDSESSSSAATSSESATSVAVHVSQGQDDGEGSVSDVD is encoded by the exons ATGGTTGAAAATCCGTGTGGCGCTTCTAGGCAGCTTATTGCCTCCTTGTGGTCTGCAATCCAAACTGCTTTATGGGGACAACAA tcAGAGAAAATAACCACGACTCCTACAATGGATCAACAAGAAACAAACGAGCCATGCGAGCCATCTGTGCCAAGTGAAAGTGTAGCTACCGAGCCTGCTGTGAATGAGGCACCGGAACAGCAATTGAAGCCTGAAAACGAACAGCAGGAGGAGGGTGAAAAAGTTGAGACTTCTGTGAGTGAAGGTGCTGAGGATATTGAGGAGAATAAGtcacaagaagaagaag AATGTGCTGCATCTGAGCTGGTGTCAAATGATATAGTAGAAGTGAATGGGTCTCCTCCACAGGAAGGCTCAGcagaggaggaggaagataGCGTCGAAGATGATGTGGTCAAAGTTCAACCAGTCCAGAAG GAGCCAGAGCCTATCCCTGTCATTGATACATCAGCTTCAAAGGTGAAGGAACAGAAGAAACCGTATAAGAAGGAATCAAAGTCTAAAGCAAAGTCTCGTGACTCTGGTAAATCTAAAGACAAGAAAAAGGAGGACAAGAGTATTG AACACGTGTTAAAGGCTTTGAGTAGCTTGACTTCACCTGAAGAGAAATTGGCTGCCCTTTGCAAGAAGTATACTGAGCTACTTGAAGAACACAAAACGGTACAAGCTGGGCATAAACAGTCACAGAAGCAGGTCACTCAG ATGATGCGCGAGAAGGAACAACTTCAGTTCGATCACAGCAAGGCGTTGCTGGCCAAGAGCAAAATGGAGAATCTCTGCCGCGAGTTACAAAAGCACAATAAACTCATCAAG GAGGAAAGTTTAGCTCGAGTGAAAGATGAGGAAGAAAAGAGGAGGGAGGTGGCAAATCGCTTTCAG acGACGATCACCGATATCCAGTCTCAGATGCAGGATAATTATTCCAAGAACACCAAGCTGAGGGAGGAGAATATAGAACTAGCAACAAGACTCAAAGATCTGGTTGGCAATTATGAAAAAGCTCAAACT CAAGTGGAGAAAGTTTTTAACCAAAATTTAACACTGGCGCAAGAAAAGGAGAAAGATTGTAAAGAAAAACAACTG CTATTTTTAGAACTCGAACAATCGCAAAAGAAGGTAGAGTTGTTGGAGATGACTGAACAGCAGCTGAGAACGCAGCTAGCGCTTTATACAGACAAGTACGAAGATTTCCAATCAACGCTTCAGAAAAGTAATGACGTTTTTAACACTTTCAAAGGAGAAATGGAAAAG ATGTCAAAGAAAATCAAGAAGTTGGAGAAAGAGACGATGGTGTGGAAAACACGGTGTGAGAATAGTAATAAGGTGTGTCTAGAGATGGCTGAGGAGAAGCAGCGGCGAGACCAGGAGATGGTTCAGTTACAGTCGAAGAATCAGAAGTTGGAGAAGTTGTGCCGCGCGTTACAGGTGGAGAGGAACACGCTGAAATCGG GAAGCTCATCCCGAGGTGCCAGTCCGTGTGATTCAACGAAAGATGCAAGTCCAGCACTGGAGGAAACTTGTGGAGGAACTGGAAATGGTACAGATACAAAACCTGAGGACTCTGTTCCATGTGAAAGTAACGAATGCACTGCCGAACAAACCATAACGgaacaaaatgatacaaagaCTGATAAATCAGGATCTGATCCAGAGGTGTCGTCTTCGACTGCTGAAGTGTCAAACGAGATGAAAGGATCTTGTGATACTGTGGTTgcagaagaaaacaaaaatggCAATGGTTCCAATAGTGCTAGCATTTCTGTGACTAATGCATCTGAATCTTCTGAAGATAAGGATGCCGCGAGTAGTGATAGTACCACTGCCGATAAGGGCGACACTAGTAATGATAGTGGCACTCCAGTGGTGCCTATAAGTGATGGTGGCACTTCTGTAGCGACTGATAGTGAGAGTTCCTCTTCAGCAGCAACTAGTAGTGAAAGTGCCACATCGGTAgcagtacatgtatctcaagGCCAAGATGATGGCGAAGGGAGCGTGTCGGATGTTGAttaa
- the LOC135488143 gene encoding uncharacterized protein LOC135488143 isoform X2: protein MPAAKQELVSLDDIIEEWAMDMFKRTANKKQQKIPKDCLMKTISYKRVKFDHVEPKYEDERRVAKPMSQVLFKSHFTNNTEQDQEYSFKTERTTRSTCEVEYEEGYTVGQEVSVTLKTPGEVFEANAGFHRELSLMKTEGETKEEELNWAVDSQIRVPPKHETVAELVISEEQYAAQFTIETTIRGTVHVVFTNLSDNNSFVKSVDSNIVDIFRKKISEGRLKSFNIDGNCIRSQFKGLCKFRYGIEQHVKLSEAALNNRH, encoded by the coding sequence ATGCCTGCTGCAAAACAAGAGCTGGTTAGTCTGGATGATATCATCGAGGAGTGGGCCATGGACATGTTTAAGAGGACGGCCAACAAAAAACAGCAAAAGATCCCTAAAGATTGCCTGATGAAGACCATCAGTTACAAGCGTGTGAAGTTCGACCACGTCGAGCCGAAATACGAAGACGAAAGGAGGGTCGCCAAGCCGATGAGCCAAGTGCTATTCAAGTCTCATTTCACAAACAACACGGAACAGGACCAGGAATATTCGTTCAAGACGGAGCGGACAACCAGATCGACCTGCGAGGTTGAGTACGAGGAGGGTTACACTGTCGGGCAAGAAGTCAGTGTCACACTGAAGACACCTGGCGAGGTGTTTGAAGCGAATGCTGGGTTTCATCGCGAGCTGTCTCTGATGAAGACCGAGGGTGAGACGAAGGAGGAGGAACTCAACTGGGCCGTGGACAGCCAGATTCGCGTCCCACCCAAACACGAAACGGTGGCCGAATTGGTGATTAGTGAGGAACAGTACGCAGCCCAGTTCACTATTGAAACAACCATCAGGGGGACTGTACATGTTGTCTTCACCAATCTTAGTGACAACAACTCTTTTGTGAAGTCGGTTGATTCCAACATTGTCGACatcttcagaaaaaaaatcagcgAGGGACGTCTGAAATCATTCAATATTGATGGAAATTGTATTCGGAGTCAATTCAAGGGGTTGTGCAAGTTTCGGTATGGTATTGAACAGCATGTGAAGCTGTCGGAGGCGGCACTGAACAATCGCCATTAA
- the LOC135487728 gene encoding alpha-taxilin-like isoform X2, with translation MDQQETNEPCEPSVPSESVATEPAVNEAPEQQLKPENEQQEEGEKVETSVSEGAEDIEENKSQEEEECAASELVSNDIVEVNGSPPQEGSAEEEEDSVEDDVVKVQPVQKEPEPIPVIDTSASKVKEQKKPYKKESKSKAKSRDSGKSKDKKKEDKSIEHVLKALSSLTSPEEKLAALCKKYTELLEEHKTVQAGHKQSQKQVTQMMREKEQLQFDHSKALLAKSKMENLCRELQKHNKLIKEESLARVKDEEEKRREVANRFQTTITDIQSQMQDNYSKNTKLREENIELATRLKDLVGNYEKAQTQVEKVFNQNLTLAQEKEKDCKEKQLLFLELEQSQKKVELLEMTEQQLRTQLALYTDKYEDFQSTLQKSNDVFNTFKGEMEKMSKKIKKLEKETMVWKTRCENSNKVCLEMAEEKQRRDQEMVQLQSKNQKLEKLCRALQVERNTLKSGSSSRGASPCDSTKDASPALEETCGGTGNGTDTKPEDSVPCESNECTAEQTITEQNDTKTDKSGSDPEVSSSTAEVSNEMKGSCDTVVAEENKNGNGSNSASISVTNASESSEDKDAASSDSTTADKGDTSNDSGTPVVPISDGGTSVATDSESSSSAATSSESATSVAVHVSQGQDDGEGSVSDVD, from the exons ATGGATCAACAAGAAACAAACGAGCCATGCGAGCCATCTGTGCCAAGTGAAAGTGTAGCTACCGAGCCTGCTGTGAATGAGGCACCGGAACAGCAATTGAAGCCTGAAAACGAACAGCAGGAGGAGGGTGAAAAAGTTGAGACTTCTGTGAGTGAAGGTGCTGAGGATATTGAGGAGAATAAGtcacaagaagaagaag AATGTGCTGCATCTGAGCTGGTGTCAAATGATATAGTAGAAGTGAATGGGTCTCCTCCACAGGAAGGCTCAGcagaggaggaggaagataGCGTCGAAGATGATGTGGTCAAAGTTCAACCAGTCCAGAAG GAGCCAGAGCCTATCCCTGTCATTGATACATCAGCTTCAAAGGTGAAGGAACAGAAGAAACCGTATAAGAAGGAATCAAAGTCTAAAGCAAAGTCTCGTGACTCTGGTAAATCTAAAGACAAGAAAAAGGAGGACAAGAGTATTG AACACGTGTTAAAGGCTTTGAGTAGCTTGACTTCACCTGAAGAGAAATTGGCTGCCCTTTGCAAGAAGTATACTGAGCTACTTGAAGAACACAAAACGGTACAAGCTGGGCATAAACAGTCACAGAAGCAGGTCACTCAG ATGATGCGCGAGAAGGAACAACTTCAGTTCGATCACAGCAAGGCGTTGCTGGCCAAGAGCAAAATGGAGAATCTCTGCCGCGAGTTACAAAAGCACAATAAACTCATCAAG GAGGAAAGTTTAGCTCGAGTGAAAGATGAGGAAGAAAAGAGGAGGGAGGTGGCAAATCGCTTTCAG acGACGATCACCGATATCCAGTCTCAGATGCAGGATAATTATTCCAAGAACACCAAGCTGAGGGAGGAGAATATAGAACTAGCAACAAGACTCAAAGATCTGGTTGGCAATTATGAAAAAGCTCAAACT CAAGTGGAGAAAGTTTTTAACCAAAATTTAACACTGGCGCAAGAAAAGGAGAAAGATTGTAAAGAAAAACAACTG CTATTTTTAGAACTCGAACAATCGCAAAAGAAGGTAGAGTTGTTGGAGATGACTGAACAGCAGCTGAGAACGCAGCTAGCGCTTTATACAGACAAGTACGAAGATTTCCAATCAACGCTTCAGAAAAGTAATGACGTTTTTAACACTTTCAAAGGAGAAATGGAAAAG ATGTCAAAGAAAATCAAGAAGTTGGAGAAAGAGACGATGGTGTGGAAAACACGGTGTGAGAATAGTAATAAGGTGTGTCTAGAGATGGCTGAGGAGAAGCAGCGGCGAGACCAGGAGATGGTTCAGTTACAGTCGAAGAATCAGAAGTTGGAGAAGTTGTGCCGCGCGTTACAGGTGGAGAGGAACACGCTGAAATCGG GAAGCTCATCCCGAGGTGCCAGTCCGTGTGATTCAACGAAAGATGCAAGTCCAGCACTGGAGGAAACTTGTGGAGGAACTGGAAATGGTACAGATACAAAACCTGAGGACTCTGTTCCATGTGAAAGTAACGAATGCACTGCCGAACAAACCATAACGgaacaaaatgatacaaagaCTGATAAATCAGGATCTGATCCAGAGGTGTCGTCTTCGACTGCTGAAGTGTCAAACGAGATGAAAGGATCTTGTGATACTGTGGTTgcagaagaaaacaaaaatggCAATGGTTCCAATAGTGCTAGCATTTCTGTGACTAATGCATCTGAATCTTCTGAAGATAAGGATGCCGCGAGTAGTGATAGTACCACTGCCGATAAGGGCGACACTAGTAATGATAGTGGCACTCCAGTGGTGCCTATAAGTGATGGTGGCACTTCTGTAGCGACTGATAGTGAGAGTTCCTCTTCAGCAGCAACTAGTAGTGAAAGTGCCACATCGGTAgcagtacatgtatctcaagGCCAAGATGATGGCGAAGGGAGCGTGTCGGATGTTGAttaa
- the LOC135488650 gene encoding uncharacterized protein LOC135488650: MASGGGDKVEFRNIDDIGLSEEDPVGFVRVVVLIPDFKITKKFMGKSEAARGSKVVVQIEERSMLLEATVKDKKKGILVTHKLEYRVLPHPVDKSKSKHKLEDGRIIILLKKKDDISWTEYMMSEHGLETDIPS; the protein is encoded by the exons ATGGCAAGTGGAGGCGGCGATAAGGTTGAATTTCGTAATATTGATGACA ttgGATTATCAGAAGAAGACCCAGTTGGATTTGTGCGAGTTGTGGTGCTGATTCCTGACTTTAAGATCACCAAGAAGTTCATGGGGAAAAGTGAGGCTGCCAGGGGCTCGAAGGTTGTTGTGCAGATTGAAGAAAG GTCAATGCTGCTTGAAGCAACTGTCAAAGATAAGAAGAAAGGAATTCTAGTGACGCATAAACTTGAGTATAGAGTTCTGCCACACCCTGTGGATAAATCCAAATCGAAACATAAG TTGGAGGATGGAAGAATAATCATCTTGTTAAAGAAGAAGGACGATATCTCTTGGACTGAGTACATGATGTCAGAGCACGGTCTTGAGACGGATATCCCGAGCTGA
- the LOC135488145 gene encoding uncharacterized protein LOC135488145, with protein sequence MAGVDDGEVRGPLGVTNDDDDPDGFVKVTAVLPDFDVTKKMTLKGMKAVPGNGSVVDVEYKDQSLLMNASVKDKKKKKVIKYRFKVRKLPDRIVPYDCYTVYKKEQVIMYLKKEDNRSWVRDLSDTGLETDPLE encoded by the exons ATGGCTGGTGTAGATGATGGGGAAGTTCGTGGGCCTTTGGGAG tgaccaatgatgatgatgatccggATGGCTTCGTCAAGGTTACAGCTGTCTTACCAGACTTCGATGTCACCAAAAAGATGACTCTCAAAGGAATGAAGGCTGTGCCAGGGAATGGGTCAGTGGTAGATGTGGAGTACAAAGATCA GTCGTTGTTGATGAATGCATCAGTCaaagacaagaagaagaagaaggtgatCAAATATCGCTTCAAGGTCCGGAAACTCCCTGATAGAATTGTGCCTTATGATTGTTATACTgtg TACAAGAAAGAACAAGTCATTATGTACTTGAAGAAGGAGGACAATCGCTCGTGGGTGCGTGACCTATCTGATACTGGCTTGGAAACAGATCCACTTGAGTAA
- the LOC135488649 gene encoding uncharacterized protein LOC135488649, with amino-acid sequence MPNDKKDLINLDDIVEEWALDRFRKFATKKQAKIPKEALHMEINWKLVNFTHSEPDYKDAQKVAKPMSKVLFKTHFTNDTDNEQNYSFKMERTTRSTCHVEFEEGYTVGHEVSISLKLPQEVVTANAGFHEELEITKAGGETKEEEMTWAVDSPIQVSPNKLVIAEHVISEEQFNAQFVINTTIKGRVQVIFTNLNDNNSFVTSIYGKIADICKKHKNVFTAKDEGSVTTQFKGQCKFRYAIEQHIKLTQSDLNDKK; translated from the coding sequence ATGCCGAACGACAAAAAAGACCTCATCAATCTGGACGACATCGTCGAAGAATGGGCCCTGGACAGATTCAGGAAGTTCGCGACCAAGAAGCAGGCGAAGATTCCAAAAGAAGCCCTCCATATGGAAATCAACTGGAAGCTGGTAAATTTTACTCATTCGGAGCCGGACTATAAGGATGCGCAAAAGGTGGCGAAACCCATGAGCAAGGTGCTTTTCAAAACACATTTCACGAATGACACGGACAATGAGCAGAATTACTCTTTCAAAATGGAACGAACGACTCGTtccacatgtcacgtggagttcGAAGAGGGTTACACTGTTGGGCATGAGGTAAGCATCAGTTTGAAGCTGCCGCAAGAGGTTGTGACGGCAAATGCTGGTTTCCATGAGGAGTTAGAGATCACGAAGGCAGGCGGAGAGACCAAGGAAGAGGAGATGACGTGGGCTGTGGACAGTCCCATCCAGGTGAGCCCGAACAAACTCGTCATCGCGGAACACGTCATCAGCGAAGAACAGTTCAATGCCCAGTTCGTCATCAACACGACAATTAAAGGGAGGGTGCAAGTGATCTTCACAAACCTGAATGACAATAACTCGTTTGTGACATCAATCTACGGAAAGATTGCCGACATTTGTAAGAAGCATAAAAACGTCTTCACTGCAAAGGATGAAGGTTCTGTGACGACTCAATTCAAGGGGCAGTGCAAGTTTCGTTACGCTATTGAACAACATATCAAACTTACTCAGTCAGACTTGAATGACAAAAAGTGA
- the LOC135488143 gene encoding uncharacterized protein LOC135488143 isoform X1, whose translation MSSSRPGPKRPIFSRALEYDDDDDDDEVDTVTSQTVRFPRTTMPAAKQELVSLDDIIEEWAMDMFKRTANKKQQKIPKDCLMKTISYKRVKFDHVEPKYEDERRVAKPMSQVLFKSHFTNNTEQDQEYSFKTERTTRSTCEVEYEEGYTVGQEVSVTLKTPGEVFEANAGFHRELSLMKTEGETKEEELNWAVDSQIRVPPKHETVAELVISEEQYAAQFTIETTIRGTVHVVFTNLSDNNSFVKSVDSNIVDIFRKKISEGRLKSFNIDGNCIRSQFKGLCKFRYGIEQHVKLSEAALNNRH comes from the exons ATGAGTTCATCACGACCAGGACCAAAGAGGCCCATCTTCTCACGAGCTcttgaatatgatgatgatgatgatgatgatgaggttgaTACAGTGACATCTCAAACAGTGAG ATTTCCAAGAACCACAATGCCTGCTGCAAAACAAGAGCTGGTTAGTCTGGATGATATCATCGAGGAGTGGGCCATGGACATGTTTAAGAGGACGGCCAACAAAAAACAGCAAAAGATCCCTAAAGATTGCCTGATGAAGACCATCAGTTACAAGCGTGTGAAGTTCGACCACGTCGAGCCGAAATACGAAGACGAAAGGAGGGTCGCCAAGCCGATGAGCCAAGTGCTATTCAAGTCTCATTTCACAAACAACACGGAACAGGACCAGGAATATTCGTTCAAGACGGAGCGGACAACCAGATCGACCTGCGAGGTTGAGTACGAGGAGGGTTACACTGTCGGGCAAGAAGTCAGTGTCACACTGAAGACACCTGGCGAGGTGTTTGAAGCGAATGCTGGGTTTCATCGCGAGCTGTCTCTGATGAAGACCGAGGGTGAGACGAAGGAGGAGGAACTCAACTGGGCCGTGGACAGCCAGATTCGCGTCCCACCCAAACACGAAACGGTGGCCGAATTGGTGATTAGTGAGGAACAGTACGCAGCCCAGTTCACTATTGAAACAACCATCAGGGGGACTGTACATGTTGTCTTCACCAATCTTAGTGACAACAACTCTTTTGTGAAGTCGGTTGATTCCAACATTGTCGACatcttcagaaaaaaaatcagcgAGGGACGTCTGAAATCATTCAATATTGATGGAAATTGTATTCGGAGTCAATTCAAGGGGTTGTGCAAGTTTCGGTATGGTATTGAACAGCATGTGAAGCTGTCGGAGGCGGCACTGAACAATCGCCATTAA